In Bacillus sp. SB49, a single window of DNA contains:
- a CDS encoding FixH family protein, whose protein sequence is MERQSWSSAVIIFLLLTAVTACSTNEEQEGPLRPEVVIQVDHEPLPVGEQSVLQAEVMREGQPVKNAASVKFEVWFSEKGQDTSEILEAKHVGNGRYEASFTFKENGAYEVIAHTQVDDIHTMPKRIIAAGDELPKDAHDSDRSAQMAESMFMVQLVTEEDVKQGEPSLLTVHINHMEEPFSDAEVRLEITAPFMKEPAYVDTDPVESGEYRGQFTFPQTGSYKLNVHFEKVDEDIHGHKEETLDIEE, encoded by the coding sequence ATGGAAAGACAATCGTGGTCGAGCGCTGTCATCATTTTCTTACTATTAACCGCTGTTACAGCCTGCTCCACAAATGAAGAACAGGAAGGCCCTCTCCGCCCCGAGGTGGTCATCCAAGTGGATCACGAGCCTCTCCCTGTCGGCGAACAAAGTGTCCTTCAAGCAGAAGTAATGAGAGAAGGACAGCCGGTAAAGAATGCCGCCTCCGTCAAATTTGAAGTCTGGTTTTCTGAAAAGGGACAGGACACATCTGAAATTTTGGAAGCAAAACATGTCGGTAATGGGAGATATGAAGCATCCTTTACATTTAAAGAAAACGGAGCCTATGAAGTGATCGCCCATACACAAGTTGATGATATCCATACGATGCCGAAGCGGATCATCGCTGCAGGAGACGAACTTCCAAAAGACGCTCATGATTCCGATAGATCCGCACAAATGGCGGAGAGCATGTTCATGGTTCAACTGGTAACCGAAGAAGACGTAAAGCAAGGAGAGCCGTCTTTACTTACGGTTCATATCAACCATATGGAAGAGCCTTTTTCCGACGCTGAAGTGAGACTGGAAATTACTGCACCATTTATGAAAGAGCCTGCCTATGTGGATACAGATCCTGTAGAATCAGGCGAATACCGAGGACAGTTTACGTTTCCCCAAACCGGTTCCTACAAGTTGAACGTTCACTTTGAGAAGGTGGATGAAGACATACACGGACACAAAGAAGAAACATTGGATATCGAAGAATAA